In one Melospiza melodia melodia isolate bMelMel2 chromosome 5, bMelMel2.pri, whole genome shotgun sequence genomic region, the following are encoded:
- the SMYD1 gene encoding histone-lysine N-methyltransferase SMYD1 isoform X2, whose protein sequence is MTKGGMESVELFTTEGKGRGLKAQKEFLPGDVIFAEPAYAAVVFDSLTHVICHTCFKRQERLHRCGQCKFAHYCDRTCQRAAWLNHKNECSAIKRHGKAPSENIRLAARILWKMEREGTGLSEGCLVPIEELQNHVDSFGEEEKKELRADVESFLEFWPPHCQQFGMQLISHIFGVISCNGFTLSDQRGLQAVGVGIFPNLCQANHDCWPNCTVVFNNGKIELRALSKISPGDELTVSYVDFLSLSEERRAQLKRQYYFDCACEHCKKQLKDDLMLAVKAGESKPSADTVKEVIQLSKDTLEKINKARMEGHYHEVVKLCRDCLKKQEPVLGDTNIYLLRILSIASEVLSYLQMFEEAADYAKRMVDGYLKIYHPNNAQLGMAVMRAGVTHWHAGLIEAGHGLICKAYAILLITHGPSHPITKDLEVMRVQTEMELRMFQQNEFMYYKMREAALKNQKIQVMPEPSNENAPSLFHKKE, encoded by the exons ATGACCAAAGGAGGAATGGAGTCCGTGGAATTGTTCACAACCGAAGGCAAAGGCCGGGGATTGAAAGCCcagaaggaattcctgcctggggaTGTCATCTTTGCAGAGCCAGCCTACGCAGCCGTGGTTTTTGACAG CCTGACCCACGTCATCTGCCACACCTGCTTCAAGAGGCAGGAGAGGCTGCACCGCTGCGGGCAGTGCAAGTTTGCCCATTACTGCGACAGGACCTGCCAGAGAGCGGCCTGGCTCAACCACAAAAACGAGTGCTCTGCCATCAAGAGGCATGGCAAGGCACCCTCCGAAAACATCAG gctggctgCCCGCATCCTGTGGAAGATGGAGCGGGAGGGCACGGGGCTGTCCGAGGGCTGCCTGGTGCCCATCGAGGAGCTGCAGAACCACGTGGACAGctttggggaggaggagaagaaggagctgCGAGCTGACGTGGAGAGTTTCCTGGAGTTCTGGCCGCCCCACTGCCAGCAGTTCGGCATGCAGCTCATCTCCCACATTTTCGGGGTG ATCAGCTGCAATGGCTTTACCCTCAGTGACCAAAGAGGACTGCAGGCTGTTGGAGTGGGAATCTTCCCCAACCTCTGCCAGGCCAACCACGACTGCTGGCCCAACTGCACTGTCGTCTTCAACAATGGCAA GATCGAGCTGAGGGCCCTGAGCAAGATTTCCCCGGGGGATGAGCTGACGGTTTCCTACGTGGATTTCCTCAGCCTGAGCGAGGAGCGGCGCGCGCAGCTCAAGAGGCAATATTACTTTGACTGCGCCTGCGAGCACTGCAAGAAACAGCTCAAGGATGACCTGATGCTGGCAGTGAAGGCAGGGGAAAGCAAG ccctctgcagacACGGTGAAGGAGGTGATCCAGCTCTCCAAGGACACGCTGGAGAAGATCAACAAGGCCCGCATGGAGGGACATTACCACGAG GTTGTGAAGCTGTGCCGTGACTGCCTGAAGAAACAGGAGCCTGTGCTGGGGGACACCAACATTTACCTGCTGAGGATCCTCAGCATTGCCTCCGAGGTGCTCTCCTACCTGCAGATGTTCGAGGAAGCAGCTGACTATGCCAAGAGGATGGTGGATGGCTACCT GAAAATTTACCATCCCAACAACGCTCAGCTGGGGATGGCCGTGATGCGGGCGGGAGTGACTCACTGGCACGCTGGCCTCATTGAAGCTGGCCACGGCCTGATCTGCAAAGCCTATGCCATCCTCCTGATAACCCACGGACCTTCCCACCCAATTACCAAAGACCTGGAG gtcaTGCGCGTGCAGACGGAGATGGAGCTGCGCATGTTCCAGCAGAACGAGTTCATGTATTACAAGATGAGGGAAGCTGCCCTCAAGAACCAGAAGATCCAAGTCATGCCTGAGCCCAGCAACGAGAATGCACCGAGCCTCTTCCACAAAAAGGAATAA
- the SMYD1 gene encoding histone-lysine N-methyltransferase SMYD1 isoform X1: MTKGGMESVELFTTEGKGRGLKAQKEFLPGDVIFAEPAYAAVVFDSLTHVICHTCFKRQERLHRCGQCKFAHYCDRTCQRAAWLNHKNECSAIKRHGKAPSENIRLAARILWKMEREGTGLSEGCLVPIEELQNHVDSFGEEEKKELRADVESFLEFWPPHCQQFGMQLISHIFGVISCNGFTLSDQRGLQAVGVGIFPNLCQANHDCWPNCTVVFNNGNHEAVRSMFHTQMRIELRALSKISPGDELTVSYVDFLSLSEERRAQLKRQYYFDCACEHCKKQLKDDLMLAVKAGESKPSADTVKEVIQLSKDTLEKINKARMEGHYHEVVKLCRDCLKKQEPVLGDTNIYLLRILSIASEVLSYLQMFEEAADYAKRMVDGYLKIYHPNNAQLGMAVMRAGVTHWHAGLIEAGHGLICKAYAILLITHGPSHPITKDLEVMRVQTEMELRMFQQNEFMYYKMREAALKNQKIQVMPEPSNENAPSLFHKKE; encoded by the exons ATGACCAAAGGAGGAATGGAGTCCGTGGAATTGTTCACAACCGAAGGCAAAGGCCGGGGATTGAAAGCCcagaaggaattcctgcctggggaTGTCATCTTTGCAGAGCCAGCCTACGCAGCCGTGGTTTTTGACAG CCTGACCCACGTCATCTGCCACACCTGCTTCAAGAGGCAGGAGAGGCTGCACCGCTGCGGGCAGTGCAAGTTTGCCCATTACTGCGACAGGACCTGCCAGAGAGCGGCCTGGCTCAACCACAAAAACGAGTGCTCTGCCATCAAGAGGCATGGCAAGGCACCCTCCGAAAACATCAG gctggctgCCCGCATCCTGTGGAAGATGGAGCGGGAGGGCACGGGGCTGTCCGAGGGCTGCCTGGTGCCCATCGAGGAGCTGCAGAACCACGTGGACAGctttggggaggaggagaagaaggagctgCGAGCTGACGTGGAGAGTTTCCTGGAGTTCTGGCCGCCCCACTGCCAGCAGTTCGGCATGCAGCTCATCTCCCACATTTTCGGGGTG ATCAGCTGCAATGGCTTTACCCTCAGTGACCAAAGAGGACTGCAGGCTGTTGGAGTGGGAATCTTCCCCAACCTCTGCCAGGCCAACCACGACTGCTGGCCCAACTGCACTGTCGTCTTCAACAATGGCAA TCATGAGGCTGTAAGATCAATGTTCCACACACAGATGAG GATCGAGCTGAGGGCCCTGAGCAAGATTTCCCCGGGGGATGAGCTGACGGTTTCCTACGTGGATTTCCTCAGCCTGAGCGAGGAGCGGCGCGCGCAGCTCAAGAGGCAATATTACTTTGACTGCGCCTGCGAGCACTGCAAGAAACAGCTCAAGGATGACCTGATGCTGGCAGTGAAGGCAGGGGAAAGCAAG ccctctgcagacACGGTGAAGGAGGTGATCCAGCTCTCCAAGGACACGCTGGAGAAGATCAACAAGGCCCGCATGGAGGGACATTACCACGAG GTTGTGAAGCTGTGCCGTGACTGCCTGAAGAAACAGGAGCCTGTGCTGGGGGACACCAACATTTACCTGCTGAGGATCCTCAGCATTGCCTCCGAGGTGCTCTCCTACCTGCAGATGTTCGAGGAAGCAGCTGACTATGCCAAGAGGATGGTGGATGGCTACCT GAAAATTTACCATCCCAACAACGCTCAGCTGGGGATGGCCGTGATGCGGGCGGGAGTGACTCACTGGCACGCTGGCCTCATTGAAGCTGGCCACGGCCTGATCTGCAAAGCCTATGCCATCCTCCTGATAACCCACGGACCTTCCCACCCAATTACCAAAGACCTGGAG gtcaTGCGCGTGCAGACGGAGATGGAGCTGCGCATGTTCCAGCAGAACGAGTTCATGTATTACAAGATGAGGGAAGCTGCCCTCAAGAACCAGAAGATCCAAGTCATGCCTGAGCCCAGCAACGAGAATGCACCGAGCCTCTTCCACAAAAAGGAATAA